A genomic segment from Corallococcus soli encodes:
- a CDS encoding 3-deoxy-7-phosphoheptulonate synthase class II: MTNSSWRAKPVRYIPDDYPDLPALARVEAELAKLPPLIPAEETRRLRDALGQVAEGKAFLLQGGDCAESFKEFSADNVRDTFQLLLQMAGVLTFAGGCPVVKVGRIAGQFAKPRSNATETVDGVTLPSYRGDIINGMDFNARERTPDPQRLLRAYHQSAETLQLVRAFAREGYTDLTRLLGHRPEAEGAVRPVDFFTSHEALLLNVEQAMTRFDEATGGWYDTSAHMLWIGERTRQLDGGHVEFMRGIQNPIGLKCGPTMEADDLLRLIDTLNPQGIPGKLTLIGRFGSENVATALPRLMAATRRHGGPVVWSIDPMHGNTHKASNGYKTRSLERILAEVMAFLQVAAAEGVHPGGLHLEMTGQDVTECLGGPLDVSEDDLSSRYHTHCDPRLNADQALQLAFRVADGLHTVRAPQDRAA, from the coding sequence GTGACGAACTCCTCCTGGCGCGCGAAGCCGGTCCGCTACATCCCCGATGACTACCCCGACCTCCCCGCCCTCGCGCGCGTGGAAGCGGAGCTGGCGAAGCTGCCGCCCCTCATCCCCGCGGAGGAGACGCGGCGGCTGCGCGACGCGCTGGGACAGGTCGCCGAAGGCAAGGCGTTCCTCCTCCAGGGCGGTGACTGCGCGGAGAGCTTCAAGGAGTTCTCCGCCGACAACGTCCGGGACACCTTCCAGCTCCTGTTGCAGATGGCCGGCGTGCTCACGTTCGCCGGTGGGTGCCCGGTGGTGAAGGTGGGCCGCATCGCGGGCCAGTTCGCCAAGCCGCGCTCCAACGCCACGGAGACCGTCGACGGCGTCACCCTGCCCAGCTACCGGGGCGACATCATCAACGGCATGGACTTCAACGCCCGCGAGCGCACGCCGGATCCCCAGCGCCTGCTGCGCGCGTACCACCAGTCCGCGGAGACGCTCCAGTTGGTGCGCGCCTTCGCTCGCGAGGGCTACACGGACCTCACCCGCCTGCTAGGACACCGGCCGGAGGCCGAGGGCGCCGTGCGTCCGGTGGACTTCTTCACCAGCCACGAAGCCCTGCTCCTCAACGTCGAACAGGCGATGACCCGCTTCGATGAAGCGACGGGCGGCTGGTACGACACGTCCGCGCACATGCTCTGGATTGGCGAGCGCACCCGCCAACTGGACGGCGGCCACGTGGAGTTCATGCGCGGCATCCAGAACCCCATCGGCCTCAAGTGCGGCCCCACGATGGAGGCGGACGACCTGCTGCGCCTCATCGACACGCTCAACCCCCAGGGCATCCCGGGCAAGCTCACGCTCATCGGGCGCTTCGGTTCGGAGAACGTCGCCACCGCCCTGCCCCGGCTGATGGCCGCCACCCGCCGCCACGGCGGCCCCGTGGTGTGGTCCATCGACCCGATGCACGGCAACACGCACAAGGCCAGCAACGGCTACAAGACGCGGTCGCTGGAGCGCATCCTCGCGGAGGTGATGGCCTTCCTCCAGGTCGCCGCCGCCGAGGGCGTCCACCCCGGGGGCCTCCACCTGGAGATGACCGGCCAGGACGTCACCGAGTGCCTGGGCGGCCCGCTGGACGTCTCCGAGGACGACCTGTCCAGCCGCTACCACACGCACTGCGACCCCCGCCTCAACGCGGATCAGGCGCTCCAGCTCGCCTTCCGCGTCGCCGACGGCCTCCACACCGTGCGCGCCCCCCAGGACCGGGCGGCCTGA
- a CDS encoding isochorismatase family protein, which yields MALPAIAPYSMPGPADLPRNKIAWTPEPRRAVLLIHDMQRYFVDAFTQGQSPVTELVANIQRLRAHCTKLGIPVVYSAQPPDQTPEQRGLQLDFWGKGLRGGPEQKQKIIDALAPAEGDILLTKWRYSAFRNTRLMELMREQGRDQLIICGIYAHIGCLQTASDGSMSEVRPFLVADAVADFSLEKHRLALDYASQLVAFVTSTEQLMTAMPLPSTTQTVDRDQLRADVAELLMESAASIGEDDNLLERGMDSIRLMSLVERWRQHGTEVSFVELAEKPTLTDWYALLASKQPVPVAPGARAS from the coding sequence ATGGCCCTGCCTGCCATCGCCCCCTATTCCATGCCCGGCCCGGCGGACCTGCCGCGCAACAAGATCGCCTGGACGCCGGAGCCCAGGCGCGCCGTCCTGCTCATCCACGACATGCAGCGCTACTTCGTGGACGCCTTCACCCAGGGCCAGTCCCCGGTGACGGAGCTGGTCGCCAACATCCAGCGGCTGCGCGCGCACTGCACGAAGCTGGGCATCCCCGTCGTGTACTCCGCCCAGCCGCCGGACCAGACGCCCGAGCAGCGCGGGCTCCAGCTGGACTTCTGGGGCAAGGGGCTGCGGGGCGGGCCGGAGCAGAAGCAGAAGATCATCGACGCGCTGGCCCCGGCGGAGGGTGACATCCTGCTCACCAAGTGGCGCTACAGCGCGTTTCGCAACACGCGCCTGATGGAGCTCATGCGCGAGCAGGGCCGCGATCAGCTCATCATCTGCGGCATCTACGCGCACATCGGCTGCCTCCAAACGGCCAGCGACGGCTCCATGAGCGAGGTGCGCCCCTTCCTCGTCGCGGACGCGGTGGCGGACTTCTCGCTGGAGAAGCACCGGCTGGCGCTCGACTACGCCTCGCAGCTCGTCGCCTTCGTCACCTCCACGGAGCAGCTCATGACCGCCATGCCCCTCCCCTCCACGACGCAGACGGTGGACCGCGACCAGCTTCGCGCGGACGTGGCGGAGCTGCTGATGGAGTCCGCGGCGTCCATCGGCGAGGACGACAACCTGCTGGAGCGCGGCATGGACTCCATCCGCCTGATGAGCCTGGTGGAGCGCTGGCGGCAGCACGGCACGGAGGTGTCCTTCGTGGAGCTGGCCGAGAAGCCGACGCTCACCGACTGGTACGCGCTGCTGGCCTCCAAGCAGCCTGTCCCCGTGGCGCCCGGCGCGCGCGCCTCGTAG
- the mxcH gene encoding TonB-dependent siderophore myxochelin receptor MxcH gives MALLTGLCLAAPAHAVAMQAGGAAQEPEATPSAPAAPVPAPAASVVEAPKLLQKIEAPYPPEALAARLEANVRLQLKVDVQGQVTEAEVMEPVGHGFDEAARAAALQFRFEPGKRDGVVKRFRIVYTYAFRLPESASPTGPVATSDAAVPGGTPAEPASSPDAKQPIEVPSSTEENTIEVTVVGESAAERRRQSAESVQVIETEQIAYETADLGTALARTEGVDVRRAAGLGSNTRVSLSGMSDDQVRFFVDGIPLEFAGYGPGLANVPVNLVQRMEVYQGVVPIRFGADVLGGAIHLITDQNVSGTGMAGSYELGAFDTHRLTASVRHLQESTGLLVRAHGFFDTARNDYPVNVEVFNDAGKLVPARLPRFHDGYQAGGASLEVGYVDRPWAQRLLLRAFFNATERDIQHNTSMTQVYGDVTGAEGSAGTTLRYEQAFGQGLSVDAVAGYTFRRSRFLDVGSCRYDWYGRCFYTLPTQGEMSDGAVERYVNNHTGFARFNAGWLLGGPHLLRFALAPTFVVRTGEDRALQALGQADPLSADRDVASLVTGLEYQYDALEGRLQNIAFAKDYLQSTSAKKLLGSGEFQDLSRTTHEFGVGDSLRLRLSPTLVAKASYEWATRLPRPDELFGDGLLIDTNLELVPETSHNINLGLGFTSLPGRAGTFRANVGGFARLADQLITLTAQESYFVYQNVYAARALGVVGAAGWTSAGQLLSLDANATWQDLRNVSSEGNFGAFDGQRVPNRPYLMANGSAQVKVDELLRSRDELLVTLRSRYVHEFFLAWAELGAVDTKYRVATQFTHSLALTYVMRDTPTTMSWTLDLQNLTNARTFDFFGVQRPGRTLAAKFTLER, from the coding sequence GTGGCGCTGTTGACGGGCCTGTGTCTGGCCGCTCCGGCGCACGCGGTTGCGATGCAGGCGGGCGGAGCCGCGCAGGAGCCGGAGGCCACGCCCTCCGCTCCGGCGGCTCCCGTCCCCGCCCCGGCGGCGTCGGTCGTTGAAGCGCCGAAGCTCCTCCAGAAGATCGAAGCGCCCTACCCCCCCGAGGCCCTGGCGGCGCGCCTGGAAGCGAACGTGCGCCTGCAGCTGAAGGTGGACGTCCAGGGACAGGTCACCGAGGCCGAGGTGATGGAGCCCGTGGGCCACGGGTTCGACGAGGCCGCGCGTGCCGCCGCGCTCCAGTTCCGCTTCGAGCCCGGCAAGCGCGACGGCGTCGTGAAGCGCTTCCGCATCGTCTACACCTACGCCTTCCGGCTCCCGGAGAGCGCCTCCCCGACGGGCCCGGTCGCCACAAGCGACGCCGCTGTTCCCGGGGGCACCCCTGCGGAGCCCGCGTCCAGCCCGGACGCGAAGCAGCCCATCGAGGTGCCCTCCAGCACCGAAGAGAACACCATTGAAGTGACGGTCGTGGGCGAGTCCGCGGCCGAGCGCCGCCGCCAGTCCGCGGAGTCCGTGCAGGTCATCGAGACGGAGCAGATCGCCTACGAGACCGCCGACCTGGGCACGGCGCTGGCGCGCACCGAAGGCGTGGACGTGCGGCGGGCGGCGGGCCTGGGCAGCAACACGCGCGTGTCGCTGTCGGGCATGTCGGATGATCAGGTGCGCTTCTTCGTGGACGGCATCCCGCTGGAGTTCGCGGGCTACGGGCCGGGGCTCGCCAACGTCCCGGTGAACCTGGTGCAGCGGATGGAGGTCTACCAGGGCGTCGTGCCCATCCGCTTCGGCGCGGACGTGCTGGGCGGCGCCATCCACCTCATCACCGACCAGAACGTGTCCGGCACGGGCATGGCGGGCTCCTACGAGCTGGGCGCCTTCGACACGCACCGCCTCACCGCGAGCGTCCGCCACCTCCAGGAGTCCACCGGCCTGCTGGTGCGGGCGCACGGCTTCTTCGACACCGCCCGCAACGACTACCCGGTGAACGTGGAGGTCTTCAACGACGCGGGCAAGCTGGTGCCCGCGCGGCTCCCCCGCTTCCACGACGGCTATCAGGCCGGAGGCGCGAGCCTGGAAGTCGGCTACGTGGACCGCCCGTGGGCCCAGCGCCTGCTGCTGCGCGCCTTCTTCAACGCCACCGAACGGGACATCCAGCACAACACGTCCATGACGCAGGTCTACGGCGACGTGACGGGCGCCGAGGGCTCCGCGGGCACCACGCTGCGCTACGAGCAGGCCTTCGGCCAGGGCCTCTCCGTGGACGCCGTGGCCGGCTACACCTTCCGCCGCAGCCGCTTCCTGGACGTGGGCTCGTGCCGCTATGACTGGTACGGCCGCTGCTTCTACACCCTGCCCACCCAGGGGGAGATGAGCGACGGCGCGGTGGAGCGCTACGTCAACAACCACACCGGCTTCGCGCGCTTCAACGCGGGTTGGTTGCTGGGAGGCCCGCACCTGCTGCGCTTCGCGCTGGCGCCCACGTTCGTCGTGCGCACCGGCGAGGACCGCGCGCTCCAAGCGCTGGGGCAGGCGGATCCGCTCTCCGCGGACCGCGACGTGGCCTCCCTGGTGACGGGCCTGGAGTACCAGTACGACGCCTTGGAGGGCCGGCTCCAGAACATCGCCTTCGCCAAGGACTACCTCCAGTCCACGAGCGCGAAGAAGCTGCTCGGCAGCGGCGAGTTCCAGGACCTGAGCCGGACCACGCACGAGTTCGGTGTGGGCGACAGCCTGCGCCTGCGCCTGTCCCCCACCCTGGTCGCGAAGGCGTCCTACGAGTGGGCCACCCGCCTGCCCCGGCCGGACGAGCTCTTCGGCGACGGGCTGCTCATCGACACCAACCTGGAGCTGGTCCCGGAGACGAGCCACAACATCAACCTGGGGCTGGGCTTCACGTCGCTGCCCGGCCGCGCCGGGACCTTCCGCGCCAACGTGGGCGGCTTCGCGCGCCTGGCGGATCAGCTCATCACGCTCACCGCGCAGGAGAGCTACTTCGTCTACCAGAACGTCTACGCCGCGCGCGCGTTGGGCGTGGTCGGCGCCGCGGGCTGGACGTCCGCGGGCCAGCTGCTGTCTCTGGACGCCAACGCCACCTGGCAGGACCTGCGCAACGTGTCCAGCGAGGGCAACTTCGGCGCCTTCGACGGCCAGCGCGTCCCCAACCGCCCCTACCTGATGGCCAACGGCAGCGCCCAGGTGAAGGTGGATGAGCTGCTGCGCTCCCGGGACGAGCTGCTCGTCACCCTGCGCTCGCGCTACGTGCACGAGTTCTTCCTGGCCTGGGCGGAGCTGGGCGCCGTGGACACCAAGTATCGCGTCGCCACCCAGTTCACGCACTCGCTGGCGCTGACGTACGTGATGCGTGACACGCCCACGACGATGAGCTGGACGCTGGACCTGCAGAACCTCACCAACGCCCGCACCTTCGACTTCTTCGGCGTCCAACGCCCCGGCCGCACCCTCGCCGCCAAGTTCACGCTGGAGCGCTGA
- the mxcG gene encoding myxochelin non-ribosomal peptide synthetase MxcG — translation MHPSQEQYRPLSAAQHGIWVGQQLDLQSPVYNAGECIEFKGAVDPVRFESALRRAVAETDALHSRFVKGEHGPVQRLDAGTDWTLHRVDLSAEADPWAAAREWMWKDLGRTVDLEKGPLFSQALLTVGPERAFWFQRIHHIAMDGYGFSLLARRVAELYTADIDGRMPPLGFNRLGPVLDEDVAYREGPQSQKDRDFWVGRFEDAPVPALLAEAAPMSSRFLRRSEHLSQQTMAALQAGAKQAGVSWSDLVLAVTAIYLHQRTGAQEAVLGLPVMGRLGSAALKVPCMAMNIVPLRIAVRPEAGLYALARDVAAELKAARPHLRYRYEQLRRDLRLVGGQRKLFGPVVNIMPFDYALDFAGVPGTAHNISAGPVEDLSFGFHARSGGKDLRVDLDANPSCYTEESLAEHQRGFLQLLESLLAAPEQPVRRGPASWGANAVAGMDASVLDGGPVPAVRPVLELLKAQAEARPDAVALEHGPWRMTYRELLAASRALSQRLLEAGVAPDTAVAVKVPRGTDAIVASLGILFAGAGYLPIDPTGPATRNAAILEDARPAVMLVSERPTPDADPTAPGILVVQRLDAHAEVVPASDPEARLAYVIYTSGSTGQPNGVQVPRSALAHFVAGATQRYAVGPEDRVLQFAPLHFDASVEEIFVTLCAGARLVLRTDDMLQSVPRLMEACAEAGITLLDLPTAFWHELAYSLSTGAARLPDSLRTVIIGGEAALPERIARWRDVAGDRVRLLNTYGPTEATVVATVATLAGPDALASGDEVPIGRPLPGVVAAVVTQQGRLAAPGKEGELCLMGGALARGYLGRPELNAARFTTLALLEGQPRAYRTGDKVRVRDDGQLVFVGRVDDEFKISGHRIDPGEVETVLLKYPGVREAAVVGQVLPGGSRRLCAHLVASPEPTPAELRKHLLTALPAPMVPGAFAFAERLPRTSNGKIDRNALKNALPPDESAALLATATPLERTVLEVWEQVLGRAASSLQDDFFELGGQSLQSIQVANRLSIAVGREVPVATVFRHPTVSGLAQALERGSAEGSEPGGLTAAMLADAELGLDIVPATTGEAWARESTRLGAGFRQVLLTGATGFVGAHLLHQLLAQPNIRVICPVRAKDEAQAMERLRSALVGQKLPTAGLEARVLALPADLSLPMLGLDAARFHGLAAECDAIVHNAAVVSVVREYGSLQGVNVRGTRELLRLAAAVRPKPFHYVSTLAVAPQTNLAPDVPEAFVPAHPGLRDGYQQSKWIAERLVQQASERGLPATVYRLGRVVGAPDTALVNTQDLVWRIVLAGLPVRALPLLDVGEVWTPVDFVARAIVQLARRSHPGAVFNLTPTAEVRLSELFGWVRDYGYPLDLCHVPEWRERVARGSGGHDATLAFFDLRSGDSTPAFGLGPIRCERLLAALEGTDVVCPPTDRKLLYRYLDSCVAQGILPPKDTALP, via the coding sequence ATGCACCCATCCCAGGAGCAGTACCGCCCGCTGTCCGCGGCCCAGCACGGCATCTGGGTGGGACAGCAACTCGACCTCCAGAGCCCGGTGTACAACGCCGGGGAGTGCATCGAGTTCAAGGGCGCCGTGGATCCGGTGCGCTTCGAGTCCGCCCTGCGCCGCGCGGTGGCGGAGACGGACGCGCTGCACTCGCGCTTCGTGAAGGGCGAGCACGGCCCGGTGCAGCGCCTGGACGCGGGCACGGACTGGACGCTGCACCGCGTGGACTTGAGCGCGGAGGCGGACCCGTGGGCCGCCGCGCGCGAATGGATGTGGAAGGACCTGGGCCGCACGGTGGACCTGGAGAAGGGGCCGCTGTTCTCCCAGGCCCTGCTCACGGTGGGGCCGGAGCGCGCCTTCTGGTTCCAGCGCATCCACCACATCGCGATGGACGGCTATGGCTTCTCGCTGCTCGCGCGGCGGGTGGCGGAGCTCTACACGGCGGACATCGACGGACGCATGCCTCCCCTGGGCTTCAACCGGCTGGGGCCCGTGCTGGACGAGGACGTGGCCTACCGCGAGGGCCCCCAGTCCCAGAAGGACCGCGACTTCTGGGTGGGCCGCTTCGAGGACGCCCCCGTGCCCGCGCTGCTCGCCGAGGCCGCGCCCATGTCGTCGCGCTTCCTCCGGCGCTCGGAGCACCTGTCGCAGCAGACGATGGCGGCGTTGCAGGCCGGCGCGAAGCAGGCCGGCGTGAGCTGGTCCGACCTGGTGCTGGCCGTGACGGCCATCTACCTGCACCAGCGGACGGGCGCGCAGGAGGCGGTGCTGGGCCTGCCGGTGATGGGGCGGCTGGGGTCGGCGGCGCTGAAGGTGCCGTGCATGGCCATGAACATCGTGCCGCTGCGCATCGCCGTGCGGCCGGAGGCGGGGCTGTACGCGCTGGCCCGCGACGTGGCCGCGGAGCTGAAGGCCGCGCGCCCGCACCTGCGCTACCGGTACGAGCAGCTCCGGCGCGACCTGCGCCTCGTCGGTGGCCAGCGCAAGCTGTTCGGCCCCGTCGTCAACATCATGCCGTTCGACTACGCCCTGGACTTCGCGGGCGTGCCGGGCACGGCGCACAACATCTCCGCCGGTCCCGTGGAGGACCTGTCCTTCGGCTTCCACGCGCGCTCGGGCGGCAAGGACCTGCGCGTCGACCTGGACGCGAACCCCTCCTGCTACACGGAGGAATCCCTGGCCGAGCACCAGCGCGGCTTCCTCCAGTTGCTGGAGTCCCTGCTCGCCGCGCCGGAGCAGCCCGTGCGCCGGGGGCCCGCGAGCTGGGGCGCCAACGCCGTCGCGGGGATGGACGCGTCCGTGCTGGATGGCGGGCCGGTGCCCGCCGTGCGCCCCGTGCTGGAGCTGCTGAAGGCGCAGGCCGAGGCCCGTCCGGACGCGGTCGCGCTGGAGCACGGCCCCTGGCGGATGACGTACCGCGAGCTGCTGGCGGCGTCCCGGGCCCTGTCGCAGCGCCTGCTGGAAGCGGGCGTGGCGCCGGACACGGCCGTGGCGGTGAAGGTGCCCCGTGGCACGGATGCCATCGTCGCCAGCCTGGGCATCCTGTTCGCGGGCGCGGGCTACCTGCCCATCGACCCGACCGGGCCGGCCACGCGCAACGCGGCCATCCTGGAGGACGCGCGGCCCGCGGTGATGCTGGTGTCGGAGCGCCCGACGCCGGACGCGGACCCCACGGCGCCCGGGATCCTGGTGGTGCAGCGGCTGGACGCGCACGCCGAGGTCGTTCCGGCGTCCGACCCGGAGGCCCGGCTCGCCTACGTCATCTACACCTCCGGCTCCACCGGCCAGCCCAACGGCGTCCAGGTGCCCCGGAGCGCGCTGGCCCACTTCGTCGCGGGCGCGACGCAGCGCTACGCCGTGGGCCCCGAGGACCGGGTGCTCCAGTTCGCCCCGCTCCACTTCGATGCGAGCGTCGAGGAGATCTTCGTCACGCTGTGCGCGGGCGCGCGGCTGGTGCTGCGCACCGACGACATGCTCCAGTCCGTGCCCCGGCTGATGGAGGCCTGCGCGGAGGCCGGCATCACGCTGCTCGACCTGCCCACGGCCTTCTGGCACGAGCTGGCCTACAGCCTGTCCACCGGCGCGGCCCGCCTGCCCGACTCCCTGCGCACCGTCATCATCGGCGGTGAGGCGGCCCTGCCGGAGCGCATCGCCCGCTGGCGCGACGTCGCGGGCGACCGCGTGCGCCTGCTCAACACCTACGGCCCCACCGAGGCCACCGTCGTGGCGACGGTCGCCACGCTCGCGGGGCCTGACGCGCTCGCGTCCGGGGACGAGGTGCCCATCGGCCGTCCGCTGCCGGGCGTCGTCGCGGCTGTCGTCACGCAGCAGGGCCGGCTGGCGGCACCGGGCAAGGAGGGCGAGCTGTGCCTGATGGGCGGCGCGCTGGCCCGGGGCTACCTGGGCCGCCCGGAGCTGAACGCCGCGCGCTTCACCACCCTGGCGCTGCTGGAAGGCCAGCCGCGCGCCTACCGCACCGGCGACAAGGTGCGCGTGCGCGACGACGGCCAGCTCGTGTTCGTGGGGCGCGTGGACGACGAGTTCAAGATCAGCGGGCACCGCATCGACCCGGGCGAAGTCGAAACCGTGCTGCTCAAGTATCCGGGTGTCCGCGAGGCCGCCGTCGTGGGGCAGGTGCTGCCGGGCGGGTCGCGCCGGCTGTGCGCGCACCTGGTCGCTTCGCCTGAGCCCACGCCCGCGGAGCTGCGCAAGCACCTGCTGACGGCGCTGCCCGCGCCCATGGTGCCCGGCGCCTTCGCGTTCGCCGAGCGCCTGCCGCGCACCAGCAACGGGAAGATTGATCGCAACGCGCTGAAGAACGCGCTGCCTCCGGATGAGAGCGCCGCGCTGCTCGCCACCGCCACGCCGCTGGAGCGCACGGTGCTGGAGGTGTGGGAGCAGGTGCTGGGCCGCGCCGCGTCGTCGCTCCAGGACGACTTCTTCGAGCTGGGCGGCCAGTCCCTCCAGAGCATCCAGGTCGCCAACCGGCTGAGCATCGCCGTGGGCCGGGAGGTGCCGGTCGCCACCGTCTTCCGTCACCCCACCGTGTCGGGCCTCGCCCAGGCGCTGGAGCGCGGCAGCGCGGAGGGCTCCGAGCCCGGTGGCCTCACCGCCGCGATGCTCGCGGACGCGGAGCTGGGCCTGGACATCGTGCCCGCCACCACCGGCGAGGCCTGGGCGCGCGAGTCCACCCGCCTGGGCGCCGGCTTCCGCCAGGTCCTCCTCACGGGCGCCACCGGCTTCGTCGGCGCGCACCTGCTCCATCAACTGCTGGCGCAGCCGAACATCCGCGTCATCTGCCCGGTCCGCGCGAAGGACGAGGCGCAGGCGATGGAGCGGCTGCGCTCCGCGCTCGTCGGCCAGAAGCTCCCCACCGCGGGGCTGGAGGCGCGGGTGCTGGCGCTGCCGGCGGACCTGTCGCTGCCGATGCTGGGCCTGGACGCCGCGCGCTTCCACGGGCTCGCCGCCGAGTGCGACGCCATCGTCCACAACGCCGCCGTGGTCAGCGTGGTGCGCGAGTACGGCAGCCTCCAGGGCGTCAACGTGCGGGGCACGCGCGAGTTGCTCCGCCTGGCCGCCGCCGTGCGCCCCAAGCCCTTCCACTACGTGTCCACGCTGGCGGTGGCGCCCCAGACGAACCTTGCGCCGGACGTGCCGGAGGCCTTCGTCCCCGCGCACCCGGGCCTGCGCGACGGCTACCAGCAGAGCAAGTGGATCGCGGAGCGGCTGGTGCAGCAGGCGTCGGAGCGCGGACTGCCCGCGACGGTGTACCGCCTGGGCCGCGTGGTGGGCGCGCCGGACACCGCGCTCGTCAACACGCAGGACCTGGTGTGGCGCATCGTGCTGGCGGGGCTCCCCGTGCGCGCCCTGCCCCTGCTGGACGTGGGCGAGGTCTGGACGCCGGTGGACTTCGTGGCCCGCGCCATCGTCCAGCTCGCGCGCCGCTCGCATCCGGGCGCGGTGTTCAACCTGACGCCCACCGCGGAGGTGCGCCTGTCCGAGCTGTTCGGCTGGGTGCGCGACTACGGCTATCCGCTGGACCTCTGTCATGTCCCCGAGTGGCGCGAGCGTGTCGCGCGCGGCTCCGGGGGCCACGACGCCACCCTGGCGTTCTTCGACTTGCGCAGCGGTGACTCCACGCCCGCCTTCGGCCTGGGTCCCATCCGCTGCGAACGGCTCCTGGCCGCGCTGGAGGGGACGGACGTCGTCTGCCCCCCCACCGACCGGAAGCTCCTCTACCGCTACCTCGACTCCTGCGTCGCGCAGGGAATCCTGCCTCCGAAAGATACGGCGCTCCCGTGA
- a CDS encoding (2,3-dihydroxybenzoyl)adenylate synthase, translating to MSSVREHLAGCPPWPEDFARRYREAGYWRGETFGQLLRDRARDFGTHVALVAGTNRWTYAELDARVDRMAAGFHALGIRARDRVVVQLPNVAEFYEVIFALFRMGALPVFALPAHRASEIGYFCAFTEAVGYVIPDRFGGFDYRTLAEQVRAATPTLKHVLVLGDAGSFTALASVPCDPVALEGPAPADVAFFQLSGGSTGVPKLIPRTHDDYIYSLRASVDVCRFNRDTVYLCALPAAHNFPLSSPGVLGTFYAGGTAVMALHPSPDVAFPLIERERVTVTALVPPLTMVWLDSAQAKRHDLSSLQVLQVGGARLSDEAAARVRPTLGCALQQVFGMAEGLVNYTRLDDPEALIVTTQGRPMSDADELRVVDDDDVAVAPGETGHLLTRGPYTIRGYYNAETHNARSFTTDGFYRTGDLVRLTPEGCLVVEGRAKDQINRGGDKVAAEEVENHLLAHPSVSDAAVVAIPDKFLGERTCAVVIPRGEAPAASALNAFLRQRGLAAFKIPDRIEFVASFPQTGVGKVSKKALRDSLRQSLNPSSV from the coding sequence GTGAGCTCCGTGCGCGAACACCTGGCGGGCTGTCCCCCGTGGCCGGAGGACTTCGCCCGGCGCTACCGCGAGGCGGGCTACTGGCGCGGGGAGACGTTCGGCCAGCTCTTGCGCGACCGGGCCCGGGACTTCGGGACGCACGTCGCGTTGGTGGCGGGCACCAACCGGTGGACGTACGCGGAGCTGGACGCGCGCGTGGACCGGATGGCCGCGGGCTTCCATGCGCTGGGCATCCGCGCCCGGGACCGCGTGGTGGTGCAGCTGCCCAACGTCGCGGAGTTCTACGAGGTCATCTTCGCGCTCTTCCGCATGGGCGCGCTGCCGGTGTTCGCGCTGCCCGCGCACCGCGCGTCGGAGATCGGCTACTTCTGCGCCTTCACCGAAGCGGTGGGGTACGTCATCCCGGACCGCTTCGGCGGCTTCGACTACCGCACGCTCGCGGAGCAGGTGCGCGCGGCCACGCCCACGCTGAAGCACGTGCTGGTGCTGGGCGACGCGGGTTCCTTCACCGCGCTGGCCTCCGTGCCCTGCGACCCCGTGGCGCTGGAGGGCCCCGCCCCCGCGGACGTGGCGTTCTTCCAGTTGTCGGGCGGCAGCACCGGCGTGCCCAAGCTGATTCCGCGCACGCACGACGACTACATCTACAGCCTGCGCGCCAGCGTGGACGTGTGCCGGTTCAACCGTGACACGGTGTACCTGTGCGCGCTGCCGGCGGCGCACAACTTCCCGCTGAGCTCGCCCGGCGTGCTGGGCACCTTCTACGCCGGCGGCACGGCGGTGATGGCGCTGCACCCCAGCCCCGACGTGGCCTTCCCGCTCATCGAACGGGAGCGCGTCACCGTCACCGCGCTGGTGCCCCCGCTGACCATGGTGTGGTTGGACTCGGCGCAGGCGAAGCGGCACGACCTGTCCAGCCTCCAGGTGCTCCAGGTGGGCGGCGCCCGGCTGAGCGACGAGGCCGCCGCGCGCGTGCGCCCCACGCTGGGCTGCGCGCTCCAGCAGGTCTTCGGCATGGCGGAGGGCCTGGTGAACTACACGCGCCTGGACGACCCCGAGGCGCTCATCGTCACCACGCAGGGCCGCCCCATGTCGGACGCGGACGAGCTGCGCGTGGTGGACGACGACGACGTGGCGGTGGCGCCCGGAGAGACGGGCCACCTGCTCACGCGCGGGCCGTACACCATCCGCGGCTACTACAACGCGGAGACGCACAACGCGCGGTCCTTCACGACGGACGGCTTCTACCGCACGGGCGACCTGGTGCGCCTGACGCCGGAGGGCTGCCTCGTGGTGGAGGGGCGCGCGAAGGATCAGATCAACCGGGGCGGCGACAAGGTCGCGGCGGAGGAGGTGGAGAACCACCTGCTCGCGCACCCGTCCGTGAGCGACGCGGCGGTGGTGGCCATCCCCGACAAGTTCCTGGGCGAGCGCACCTGCGCCGTCGTCATCCCGCGCGGCGAGGCCCCGGCCGCGTCCGCCCTCAACGCCTTCCTGCGCCAGCGCGGGCTCGCGGCCTTCAAGATCCCGGACCGCATCGAGTTCGTCGCGTCCTTCCCCCAGACGGGCGTGGGCAAGGTCAGCAAGAAGGCGCTGCGCGACAGCCTCCGACAGTCCCTCAACCCCTCTTCTGTTTGA